Proteins from a single region of Streptomyces spinoverrucosus:
- a CDS encoding ABC transporter permease has protein sequence MATVTASAPRALPAVLKNRVIAKLALLALAAAILVPLANARWASGSWPEALTVDLTQPLTGASDWIIDNRDSHPLFLYFFGHISNAVVLSVRAVYLALLTIGWAGVTALGAFVAWRVAGVRLALGTAAAFLACGLLGMWVPTMQTLALMVVAVLASVVVGALLGLAAGLSDRMDRVLRPVLDTMQVLPAFAYLLPVVLVFGIGVPAAVLATVVYAAPPMARLTALGLRGADKGVLEAVESLGATARQRLLTARIPLARKELLLGLNQTIMMALSMAVIASVIGAGGLGDRVYQALASVDVGAALAAGIPIVLLAVVLDRVTAAAGAGTGQRPRAGWPYALAAAVAVAVAGRLLGRADWPDTWTVNIAEPVNRAVDWMTAHLYSGVPVVGGTADWAGHFTTWVLDPLRDGLQWLPWWSVLLIVAALAWLIGTWRTALTAVLAMAAIGVLGVWEPSLDTLSQVLAAVAVTLVLGFATGIAAARSERFERALRPVLDVFQTMPQFVYLIPVVALFGVGRAPAVAAAVVYALPAVVRITAQGLRQVDPAALESARSLGATSGQQLRQVQLPLARRSLLLAVNQGVVLVLAVVIIGGLVGGGALGYDVVFGLAQGDLATGLVAGAAIVCLGLMLDRVTQPTERRAKKGA, from the coding sequence ATGGCCACCGTCACCGCGTCGGCTCCCCGTGCCCTGCCCGCCGTACTGAAGAACCGGGTCATCGCCAAGCTCGCCCTCCTGGCTCTGGCCGCCGCGATCCTCGTGCCGCTGGCCAACGCCCGGTGGGCGAGCGGGAGCTGGCCCGAGGCGCTCACGGTCGACCTGACCCAGCCCCTCACCGGCGCCAGCGACTGGATCATCGACAACCGGGACAGCCACCCCCTGTTCCTCTACTTCTTCGGCCACATCAGCAACGCGGTCGTGCTGTCCGTGCGGGCCGTCTACCTCGCCCTGCTCACCATCGGCTGGGCCGGCGTCACCGCGCTCGGCGCCTTCGTGGCCTGGCGGGTGGCGGGGGTGCGGCTCGCGCTCGGTACGGCCGCCGCGTTCCTCGCCTGCGGGCTGCTCGGCATGTGGGTGCCGACCATGCAGACCCTGGCCCTGATGGTCGTGGCGGTGCTGGCGTCCGTCGTCGTCGGCGCCCTGCTCGGCCTCGCCGCCGGGCTGTCCGACCGTATGGACCGCGTCCTGCGCCCGGTCCTGGACACCATGCAGGTGCTCCCGGCGTTCGCCTACCTGCTGCCCGTCGTCCTGGTCTTCGGCATCGGCGTCCCCGCCGCCGTCCTCGCCACCGTCGTCTACGCCGCCCCGCCCATGGCCCGCCTCACCGCGCTCGGCCTGCGCGGCGCCGACAAGGGCGTCCTGGAGGCCGTCGAGTCGCTCGGCGCCACCGCACGCCAACGCCTGTTGACCGCCCGTATCCCGCTGGCCCGCAAGGAACTCCTGCTCGGCCTCAACCAGACGATCATGATGGCGCTGTCCATGGCGGTCATCGCCTCCGTGATCGGCGCCGGCGGCCTCGGTGACCGCGTCTACCAGGCGCTGGCCTCGGTCGACGTCGGCGCGGCCCTCGCCGCGGGCATCCCGATCGTACTTCTGGCGGTCGTACTGGACCGCGTCACCGCCGCCGCGGGCGCCGGCACCGGACAGCGCCCCCGCGCCGGATGGCCGTACGCCCTGGCCGCCGCCGTGGCCGTCGCCGTCGCCGGACGCCTGCTGGGCCGTGCCGACTGGCCCGACACCTGGACCGTGAACATCGCCGAGCCGGTCAACCGCGCCGTCGACTGGATGACCGCCCACCTCTACTCGGGCGTCCCGGTCGTCGGCGGCACCGCCGACTGGGCCGGCCACTTCACCACCTGGGTCCTGGACCCGCTGCGCGACGGCCTGCAGTGGCTGCCCTGGTGGTCGGTGCTGCTCATCGTCGCCGCGCTGGCCTGGCTGATCGGCACCTGGCGCACCGCGCTGACCGCCGTCCTCGCCATGGCCGCGATCGGCGTACTCGGCGTCTGGGAGCCGTCCCTGGACACCCTCTCCCAGGTCCTCGCCGCCGTCGCCGTCACCCTCGTCCTGGGCTTCGCCACCGGCATCGCGGCCGCCCGCAGCGAACGCTTCGAGCGTGCGCTGCGGCCCGTCCTGGACGTCTTCCAGACGATGCCGCAGTTCGTGTACCTGATCCCGGTCGTCGCCCTGTTCGGCGTCGGCCGCGCCCCGGCGGTGGCCGCCGCCGTCGTCTACGCGCTGCCCGCCGTCGTCCGCATCACCGCCCAGGGCCTGCGGCAGGTCGACCCGGCCGCGCTGGAATCGGCCCGTTCGCTCGGCGCGACCAGCGGACAGCAGCTGCGCCAGGTCCAGCTGCCGCTCGCCCGCCGGTCGTTGCTGCTCGCCGTCAACCAGGGTGTGGTCCTCGTCCTCGCCGTCGTCATCATCGGCGGTCTGGTCGGCGGCGGCGCTCTCGGCTACGACGTCGTCTTCGGCCTCGCGCAGGGCGACCTGGCGACCGGTCTGGTGGCCGGCGCCGCGATCGTCTGCCTCGGCCTGATGCTCGACCGGGTGACCCAGCCGACCGAACGCCGCGCGAAGAAGGGAGCCTGA
- the rocD gene encoding ornithine--oxo-acid transaminase, with product MTATESLIAEAEAHSAHNYHPLPVVVASADGAWMTDVEGRRYLDLLAGYSALNFGHGNRRLIEAAKAQLERVTLTSRAFHHDRFAAFCTQLAELCGMEMVLPMNTGAEAVESAVKTARKWGYRVKGVPAEMAKIVVASGNFHGRTTTIISFSTDPEARADYGPYTPGFEIVRYGDLTAMRAAMTENTVAVLLEPIQGESGVIVPPAGYLPAVRELTRERNVLFVADEIQSGLGRTGRTFACEHEGVVPDMYVLGKALGGGIVPVSAVVSSAEVLGVFRPGEHGSTFGGNPLACAVALEVIAMLRSGEYQARAAELGEHLHRELTALTGTGRVTQVRGRGLWAGVDIHPRFGTGREMSEKLMDRGVLVKDTHGSTIRIAPPLVIGKEDLDWGLAQLRGVLGVQGSE from the coding sequence GTGACCGCTACGGAAAGCCTCATCGCCGAAGCCGAAGCGCACAGCGCGCACAACTATCACCCGCTGCCGGTGGTCGTCGCCTCGGCCGACGGAGCGTGGATGACGGATGTGGAGGGCCGGCGCTATCTGGATCTGCTGGCCGGTTACTCGGCGCTCAACTTCGGGCACGGCAACCGGCGTTTGATCGAGGCGGCGAAGGCGCAGCTGGAGCGGGTGACGCTGACGTCGCGCGCTTTCCATCACGACCGGTTCGCGGCGTTCTGCACCCAGCTGGCGGAGCTGTGCGGGATGGAGATGGTGCTGCCGATGAACACGGGCGCGGAGGCGGTGGAGTCGGCGGTGAAGACGGCCCGGAAGTGGGGGTACCGGGTCAAGGGCGTGCCCGCGGAGATGGCGAAGATCGTGGTGGCGTCGGGCAACTTCCACGGCCGTACGACGACGATCATCAGCTTCTCCACCGACCCGGAGGCGCGGGCGGACTACGGGCCGTACACGCCGGGCTTCGAGATCGTGCGGTACGGGGATCTGACGGCGATGCGGGCGGCGATGACGGAGAACACGGTCGCCGTGCTGCTGGAGCCGATCCAGGGCGAGTCGGGGGTGATCGTGCCGCCGGCCGGCTATCTGCCGGCGGTGCGGGAGCTGACCCGGGAGCGGAACGTGCTGTTCGTCGCGGACGAGATCCAGTCGGGGCTGGGGCGGACGGGGCGGACGTTCGCGTGCGAGCACGAGGGCGTGGTGCCGGACATGTACGTGTTGGGCAAGGCGCTGGGCGGTGGGATCGTGCCGGTGTCGGCGGTGGTGTCGTCGGCGGAGGTGCTCGGCGTGTTCCGGCCCGGCGAGCACGGGTCGACGTTCGGCGGGAATCCGCTGGCCTGCGCGGTGGCGCTGGAGGTGATCGCGATGCTGCGGTCGGGCGAGTACCAGGCGCGGGCGGCGGAGCTGGGCGAGCATCTGCACCGCGAGCTGACGGCGCTGACGGGCACCGGGCGGGTGACGCAGGTGCGGGGCCGTGGGCTGTGGGCGGGTGTGGACATCCATCCGAGGTTCGGCACCGGGCGGGAGATGTCGGAGAAGCTGATGGACCGGGGTGTGCTGGTGAAGGACACGCACGGTTCGACGATCCGGATCGCACCGCCGCTGGTCATCGGGAAGGAGGACCTGGACTGGGGGCTGGCCCAACTGCGCGGTGTGCTCGGGGTGCAGGGCTCCGAATAG
- a CDS encoding glycine hydroxymethyltransferase, whose translation MSKQHLSTESTAFRSAIDVIRAVEPRVADAIGQEVADQREMLKLIASENYASPATLLAMGNWFSDKYAEGTVGRRFYAGCRNVDTVESLAAEHARELFGARHAYVQPHSGIDANLVAFWAVLADRVEAPFLEKTGVRQVNDLSEADWAELRRAFGNQRMLGMSLDAGGHLTHGFRPNISGKMFDQRSYGTDPATGLIDYDALRAQAREFKPLIIVAGYSAYPRLVNFRIMREIADEVGATLMVDMAHFAGLVAGKVLTGDFDPVPHAQIVTTTTHKSLRGPRGGMVLCDDSLKDQVDRGCPMVLGGPLPHVMAAKAVALAEARQPSFRDYAQRIVDNSRALAEGLMRRGATLVTGGTDNHLNLIDVATSYGLTGRQAEAALLESGIVTNRNAIPADPNGAWYTSGIRVGTPALTTRGLGTAEMDEVAGLIDRVLTTTEAGTTSKGTPSKAQHILDPKVADEISHRATDLVAGFPLYPEVDLG comes from the coding sequence ATGTCAAAGCAGCACCTCTCCACCGAGTCCACCGCCTTTCGTTCCGCTATCGATGTGATCCGCGCCGTCGAGCCGCGCGTCGCCGACGCCATCGGCCAGGAGGTCGCCGACCAGCGCGAGATGCTCAAGCTGATCGCCTCCGAGAACTACGCCTCCCCGGCCACCCTCCTCGCGATGGGCAACTGGTTCAGCGACAAGTACGCCGAGGGCACCGTCGGCCGCCGCTTCTACGCCGGCTGCCGCAACGTCGACACCGTCGAGTCGCTGGCGGCGGAGCACGCGCGCGAGCTCTTCGGCGCCCGCCACGCCTACGTCCAGCCGCACTCCGGCATCGACGCCAACCTCGTCGCCTTCTGGGCCGTCCTCGCCGACCGCGTCGAGGCCCCCTTCCTGGAGAAGACGGGCGTCCGCCAGGTCAACGACCTCTCCGAGGCCGACTGGGCCGAACTCCGCCGGGCCTTCGGCAACCAGCGCATGCTCGGCATGTCCCTGGACGCCGGCGGCCACCTCACCCACGGCTTCCGCCCGAACATCTCCGGCAAGATGTTCGACCAGCGCTCCTACGGCACGGACCCGGCCACTGGCCTGATCGACTACGACGCCCTGCGTGCCCAGGCCCGCGAGTTCAAGCCGCTGATCATCGTCGCCGGCTACTCCGCCTACCCCCGGCTCGTGAACTTCCGGATCATGCGCGAGATCGCCGACGAGGTCGGTGCCACGCTCATGGTCGACATGGCCCACTTCGCGGGCCTCGTCGCCGGCAAGGTCCTCACCGGTGACTTCGACCCGGTCCCGCACGCCCAGATCGTCACCACCACCACCCACAAGTCACTGCGCGGCCCGCGGGGCGGCATGGTCCTGTGCGACGACTCCCTCAAGGACCAGGTCGACCGCGGCTGCCCGATGGTCCTCGGCGGCCCGCTCCCGCACGTCATGGCCGCCAAGGCCGTCGCGCTCGCCGAGGCCCGTCAGCCCTCCTTCCGGGACTACGCCCAGCGCATCGTCGACAACTCCCGTGCCCTCGCCGAGGGCCTGATGCGGCGCGGCGCCACCCTGGTCACCGGTGGCACCGACAACCACCTCAACCTGATCGACGTCGCCACCTCCTACGGCCTCACCGGCCGCCAGGCCGAGGCCGCCCTCCTCGAGTCCGGCATCGTCACCAACCGCAACGCCATCCCGGCCGACCCCAACGGTGCCTGGTACACCTCCGGCATCCGCGTCGGCACGCCCGCCCTGACCACCCGTGGCCTGGGCACCGCCGAGATGGACGAGGTCGCCGGCCTCATCGACCGCGTCCTGACCACCACGGAGGCCGGCACCACCAGCAAGGGCACCCCCTCCAAGGCCCAGCACATCCTGGACCCGAAGGTCGCGGACGAGATCTCCCACCGCGCCACCGACCTCGTGGCCGGTTTCCCGCTGTACCCGGAGGTCGACCTCGGCTGA
- a CDS encoding ABC transporter substrate-binding protein, whose amino-acid sequence MRTRTSVLAAVALLAVTTGCGAADMTKQASPFANAQGSKSVTLSVQSWVGAQANVAVAQYLLEHELGYRVDTVQIDEVPAWDALSQGRVDALLEDWGHPEEEQRYVKDKKTIVNGGDLGVTGHIGWFVPTYFAEQHPDVTDWKNLNKYADQFRTPESGGKGQLMDGSPSYVTNDKALVQNLDLNYQVVFAGSEAAQITQIKQFAKEKKPFLTYWYSPQWLFKKVPMTEVKLPAYKEGCDADPAKVACAYPHTPLQKYLNADFAKSGGEAAAFLRKFKWTTEDQNEVSLMIAEQKLTPQEAAKKWVDSHESTWKQWLS is encoded by the coding sequence ATGCGTACGCGTACGAGCGTCCTGGCGGCGGTGGCGCTGCTCGCCGTGACCACCGGCTGCGGTGCCGCCGACATGACCAAGCAGGCCTCGCCCTTCGCGAACGCGCAGGGCTCCAAGAGCGTGACCCTGTCCGTGCAGTCCTGGGTGGGTGCGCAGGCCAACGTCGCCGTCGCCCAGTACCTGCTCGAACACGAACTCGGCTACCGCGTCGACACCGTCCAGATCGACGAGGTGCCCGCCTGGGACGCCCTCAGCCAGGGCCGCGTCGACGCGCTCCTGGAGGACTGGGGACACCCCGAGGAGGAGCAGCGGTACGTCAAGGACAAGAAGACGATCGTGAACGGCGGCGACCTCGGGGTCACCGGGCACATCGGCTGGTTCGTCCCGACGTACTTCGCCGAGCAGCACCCCGACGTCACCGACTGGAAGAACCTCAACAAGTACGCCGACCAGTTCCGCACCCCGGAGAGCGGCGGCAAGGGCCAGCTGATGGACGGCTCGCCGTCCTACGTCACCAACGACAAGGCGCTGGTGCAGAACCTGGACCTGAACTACCAGGTGGTGTTCGCCGGTTCGGAGGCCGCGCAGATCACCCAGATCAAGCAGTTCGCGAAGGAGAAGAAGCCCTTCCTGACGTACTGGTACTCGCCGCAGTGGCTCTTCAAGAAGGTCCCCATGACCGAGGTGAAGCTGCCCGCCTACAAGGAGGGCTGCGACGCGGACCCGGCGAAGGTCGCCTGCGCCTATCCGCACACGCCGCTGCAGAAGTATCTGAACGCCGACTTCGCGAAGTCCGGCGGCGAGGCGGCGGCCTTCCTGCGGAAGTTCAAGTGGACGACCGAGGACCAGAACGAGGTGTCCCTGATGATCGCCGAGCAGAAGCTGACTCCGCAGGAGGCGGCGAAGAAGTGGGTGGACAGCCACGAGTCCACGTGGAAGCAGTGGCTGTCCTGA
- the pdxR gene encoding MocR-like pyridoxine biosynthesis transcription factor PdxR: MAKPRATLGIDLHLEPSGPGLRRGLTDTLREAVRTGRLAPDTRLPSSRSLAADLGIARNTVAESYADLVAEGWLTARQGSGTRVADRAVPPQPDRPAPHHREPGRAAYNLVPGTPDLASFPRAEWLKAARRALTAAPNDALGYGDARGRIELRTALADYLSRARGVRADPDRILVCSGFAHGLKLLAEVLHTRGLRTLAVESYGLDLHWDLVERAGLRTLPLPFDTHGTLPEALDGAGSDDLPATRAVLLTPAHQFPMGVALRPSRRAAVVDWARRTGGLILEDDYDGEFRYDRQPVGALQDLDPDHVVYLGTASKSLAPGLRLAWMVLPPSLVPDVMRHAGGSATGVLEQLTLAEFLTSGAYDRHVRAARLRYRRRRDDLVAALAERAPDVRATGIAAGLHAVLRLPPGTEQPVVRAATWQGVAVHGLSRYRHPAARAQHLDAMVVGYGTPPDHAWTGTLDALCRALP, encoded by the coding sequence ATGGCGAAACCTCGGGCCACTTTGGGCATCGACCTGCACCTCGAACCCTCCGGACCCGGCCTGCGCCGCGGTCTGACCGACACCCTGCGCGAGGCCGTCCGCACCGGCCGCCTCGCCCCCGACACCCGGCTGCCCTCCTCCCGCTCGCTCGCCGCCGACCTCGGCATCGCCCGCAACACCGTCGCCGAGTCCTACGCCGACCTCGTCGCCGAGGGCTGGCTCACCGCCCGCCAGGGCTCCGGCACCCGGGTCGCCGACCGCGCCGTCCCGCCACAGCCTGACCGCCCGGCCCCCCACCACCGCGAACCCGGCCGCGCCGCCTACAACCTCGTCCCCGGCACCCCCGACCTCGCTTCCTTCCCCCGCGCCGAATGGCTCAAGGCCGCCCGCCGCGCCCTCACCGCCGCCCCGAACGACGCCCTCGGCTACGGCGATGCCCGCGGCCGCATCGAACTGCGCACCGCCCTCGCCGACTACCTCTCCCGCGCCCGCGGCGTACGCGCCGATCCCGACCGCATCCTCGTCTGCTCCGGCTTCGCCCACGGCCTGAAACTCCTCGCCGAGGTCCTCCACACCCGCGGCCTGCGCACCCTCGCCGTGGAGTCCTACGGCCTCGACCTGCACTGGGACCTCGTCGAACGGGCCGGCCTGCGCACCCTTCCCCTCCCCTTCGACACACACGGCACCCTGCCGGAGGCCCTCGATGGGGCGGGCTCCGACGACCTCCCCGCCACGCGGGCCGTGCTGCTGACGCCCGCGCACCAGTTCCCTATGGGCGTCGCCCTGCGCCCCTCGCGCCGGGCCGCCGTCGTGGACTGGGCCCGTCGCACGGGCGGGCTGATCCTGGAGGACGACTACGACGGCGAGTTCCGCTACGACCGCCAGCCCGTCGGCGCCCTTCAGGACCTCGACCCCGACCACGTCGTCTACCTCGGCACCGCCAGCAAGTCCCTCGCCCCCGGTCTGCGGCTGGCCTGGATGGTGCTGCCGCCCTCGCTGGTACCGGACGTCATGCGGCACGCCGGCGGCTCGGCCACGGGCGTCCTCGAACAGCTGACCCTCGCCGAGTTCCTCACCTCCGGCGCCTACGACCGCCATGTCCGCGCCGCCCGCCTGCGCTACCGGCGCCGCCGCGACGACCTGGTCGCCGCCCTCGCCGAGCGCGCGCCCGACGTCCGCGCCACCGGCATCGCGGCCGGCCTGCACGCCGTCCTGCGGCTCCCGCCCGGCACCGAACAACCGGTCGTCCGCGCGGCCACCTGGCAGGGCGTCGCCGTCCACGGCCTCTCCCGCTACCGCCACCCCGCAGCCCGCGCCCAGCACCTCGACGCCATGGTCGTCGGCTACGGCACCCCACCCGACCACGCCTGGACGGGCACCCTGGACGCCCTGTGCAGGGCGCTGCCCTGA
- a CDS encoding carboxymuconolactone decarboxylase family protein codes for MTTEDTAAVQYAPELTPRLEWAKLVPDVYKAMIRLETAARQGLDPTLYELVKIRASQINHCAFCLDMHTKDALAAGESVERIVQLSAWEESRHFYTERELAALELTEAVTVLTDGFVPDEVYERAARHFEEAELAQVIAAITVINAWNRFGVTCRMTPGHYQPGQYK; via the coding sequence ATGACGACTGAAGACACGGCAGCTGTGCAGTACGCCCCCGAGCTCACCCCGCGTCTGGAGTGGGCCAAGCTCGTTCCCGACGTGTACAAGGCGATGATCCGGTTGGAGACGGCCGCCCGGCAGGGCCTCGACCCGACGCTGTACGAGCTGGTGAAGATCCGCGCCTCCCAGATCAACCACTGCGCCTTCTGCCTGGACATGCACACCAAGGACGCCCTCGCCGCGGGCGAGAGTGTCGAGCGGATCGTGCAGTTGAGCGCGTGGGAGGAGTCGCGGCACTTCTACACCGAGAGGGAGCTCGCCGCGCTGGAGCTGACCGAGGCGGTCACCGTCCTGACCGACGGGTTCGTGCCGGACGAGGTGTACGAGCGGGCGGCGCGGCACTTCGAGGAGGCCGAGCTGGCCCAGGTGATCGCCGCGATCACGGTGATCAACGCCTGGAACCGGTTCGGTGTGACCTGCCGTATGACGCCGGGCCACTACCAGCCGGGCCAGTACAAGTGA
- a CDS encoding carboxymuconolactone decarboxylase family protein has product MTARTTHLDAGVREAMRALSAAAKQGLGDPALAELVQIRASQLNHCAFCLDMHLALARKHGVSERQLDLLDAWEEAEEVFDERERAALALTEAVTLLTGGTSQACGSGGGFVPDEVYERAARHFDAGRLAYLIALITVINSWNRLMVSRRIPAGSVEW; this is encoded by the coding sequence GTGACGGCACGGACCACGCACCTGGACGCCGGGGTTCGCGAGGCGATGCGGGCGCTGAGCGCCGCCGCGAAGCAGGGCCTCGGTGATCCGGCTCTCGCCGAGCTGGTGCAGATCCGTGCCTCCCAGCTCAACCACTGCGCGTTCTGCCTCGACATGCATCTCGCACTCGCCCGCAAGCACGGCGTGAGTGAGCGGCAGCTCGATCTGCTGGACGCGTGGGAGGAGGCGGAGGAGGTCTTCGACGAGCGTGAGCGGGCCGCGCTGGCGCTGACCGAGGCGGTGACCCTGCTGACCGGGGGCACGTCCCAGGCTTGCGGCTCTGGGGGAGGGTTCGTGCCGGACGAGGTGTACGAGCGGGCGGCGCGGCACTTCGACGCCGGCCGACTCGCTTACCTCATCGCCCTGATCACCGTGATCAACAGCTGGAACCGGTTGATGGTGAGTCGGCGGATCCCGGCGGGAAGTGTGGAGTGGTGA
- a CDS encoding isocitrate lyase/PEP mutase family protein, producing the protein MFRALHRRPDPADPLILPGPWDAASARVFVDAGFPALATPSAGVAASLGYEDGATPAEEMFAAVARIVRAVDVPVSADVEDGYGLAPEELVERLLETGAVGCNLEDSSGGVLKDPHAHAEWLAEVRAAAGDRLFVNARVDTFIRGVQDPERAIERAALYVAAGADCVYPIAAPLDVLPLLRAGIEGPINAFALLDGEGPSATELTELGSRGATRVTFGPGLQRRATRALRDIAARIPEQR; encoded by the coding sequence ATGTTCCGCGCGCTGCACCGCCGGCCCGACCCGGCCGACCCGCTGATCCTGCCCGGGCCCTGGGACGCGGCGAGCGCCCGCGTCTTCGTGGACGCCGGTTTCCCGGCGCTGGCGACGCCCAGTGCGGGAGTCGCCGCCTCGCTGGGGTACGAGGACGGGGCGACGCCGGCGGAGGAGATGTTCGCGGCGGTCGCCCGGATCGTGCGGGCGGTGGACGTGCCGGTGTCGGCGGATGTCGAGGACGGGTACGGGCTCGCGCCGGAGGAGCTGGTCGAGCGGCTGCTGGAGACCGGCGCCGTCGGCTGCAATCTGGAGGACTCCAGCGGCGGCGTCCTCAAGGATCCGCACGCGCACGCCGAGTGGCTGGCCGAGGTGCGGGCGGCGGCGGGTGACCGGCTGTTCGTCAACGCGCGCGTCGACACGTTCATCCGGGGCGTGCAGGACCCCGAACGGGCCATCGAACGGGCCGCGTTGTACGTCGCCGCGGGTGCCGACTGCGTGTACCCGATCGCCGCCCCACTCGACGTACTGCCGCTGCTGCGGGCCGGGATCGAGGGGCCGATCAACGCGTTCGCACTGCTGGACGGCGAGGGCCCCTCCGCAACCGAGCTCACCGAACTCGGCAGCCGAGGGGCCACCCGCGTCACCTTCGGGCCGGGCCTGCAGCGCAGAGCCACTCGGGCGCTGCGCGACATCGCGGCCAGGATCCCCGAACAGCGGTGA